From Afipia carboxidovorans OM5, one genomic window encodes:
- a CDS encoding ABC transporter ATP-binding protein, translating into MQPQATPAKNDTPLFETESVSKFYGAYRALHNVSFRLSDGEFISIVGPNGAGKTTIVNVVTGLLKPTTGEVRFLGRDIAGVGPVELGRRGMARAFQLVNVFPALTVRETLGVAIASRLNRVSNPFRSLRKDTELQAEAERVAEVLGLRSRLDTVTSTLSQGEKKLLDIASAFALNPQVILLDEPTSGVSTGDKHAIMEVLVRAAKEAGVRGIVQVEHDMDLVARYSHRIVALQAGQVLADMPPDQFFSDPEMISAVVGTRPPNMKRAS; encoded by the coding sequence ATGCAGCCTCAAGCGACTCCTGCAAAGAACGATACGCCTCTGTTTGAGACGGAGAGCGTGAGCAAGTTCTACGGCGCCTATCGTGCGCTGCATAACGTTTCGTTCCGCCTCAGCGATGGCGAGTTCATCTCGATCGTCGGCCCGAACGGGGCAGGCAAGACCACCATCGTCAACGTGGTGACAGGCCTCCTTAAGCCGACGACCGGCGAAGTGCGGTTTCTTGGCCGCGATATCGCAGGTGTCGGGCCAGTCGAACTGGGCCGCCGCGGCATGGCGCGGGCATTCCAGCTCGTCAACGTGTTTCCCGCACTTACGGTGCGTGAGACGCTTGGCGTCGCCATCGCGTCGCGCCTCAATCGCGTCTCCAATCCGTTCCGCTCGCTTCGGAAGGATACGGAGTTGCAGGCCGAAGCCGAGCGTGTGGCTGAAGTCCTCGGCCTGCGCTCGCGTCTCGATACCGTGACGTCGACGTTGTCACAGGGCGAGAAAAAGCTCCTCGATATCGCGAGTGCGTTTGCGCTCAATCCGCAGGTCATTTTGCTCGACGAGCCGACCAGCGGCGTCTCCACCGGCGACAAGCACGCCATCATGGAAGTGCTGGTGCGTGCGGCGAAGGAGGCGGGCGTGCGCGGCATCGTCCAGGTCGAGCACGATATGGATCTGGTGGCGCGTTACTCGCACCGGATCGTCGCATTGCAAGCCGGGCAGGTGCTGGCCGACATGCCGCCTGATCAATTCTTCTCCGATCCGGAAATGATCTCCGCTGTGGTCGGCACCCGGCCGCCGAACATGAAGAGGGCTTCGTGA
- a CDS encoding ABC transporter ATP-binding protein — protein sequence MLNLSNVKVDIQGSRILNGVTLEVGAGELVCLVGRNGAGKTTTFRSIMGYRRIRSGEITFDGLDLTKMPTWKIAQSGIGFSPEESEVYADLTVAENVELSTWTRPTGRDAKTRIEEAYNVFPKLRQYLARGGAELSGGERKMVSIARALTLDPKLLLLDEPFEGLSPAIIPLIAEGVASIRAMGKGVLMAESNVHHIPEYVDRLYVLERGELMFTGTLAEAHRDRDVMRVIAGEVEMAS from the coding sequence ATGCTCAACCTCTCCAATGTGAAGGTAGATATCCAGGGCAGCCGCATTCTCAACGGCGTGACTCTTGAGGTCGGTGCGGGCGAACTCGTCTGCCTCGTCGGCCGCAACGGCGCGGGCAAGACCACGACTTTCCGCAGTATCATGGGTTATCGCCGCATCCGCTCCGGTGAGATCACCTTTGACGGACTCGACCTCACCAAGATGCCGACCTGGAAGATCGCGCAGAGCGGCATTGGCTTCTCGCCGGAAGAGTCGGAGGTCTATGCCGACCTTACGGTTGCGGAGAATGTCGAACTCTCGACCTGGACGCGGCCGACCGGACGCGATGCCAAGACGCGCATCGAGGAAGCCTACAATGTGTTTCCAAAACTCCGGCAGTATCTCGCCCGCGGCGGTGCGGAGCTCTCCGGTGGCGAACGCAAGATGGTGTCGATCGCCCGCGCCTTGACGCTCGACCCGAAACTTCTGCTGCTCGATGAGCCGTTCGAGGGACTGTCGCCCGCAATCATTCCGTTGATCGCCGAAGGCGTCGCTTCGATCCGCGCCATGGGCAAGGGCGTTCTGATGGCGGAATCCAACGTCCACCACATCCCCGAATATGTCGACAGGCTCTACGTGCTGGAGCGCGGCGAACTGATGTTCACCGGCACGCTCGCGGAAGCGCATCGTGATCGCGACGTGATGCGGGTGATCGCCGGCGAAGTCGAGATGGCGTCGTAG
- a CDS encoding DUF6166 domain-containing protein, whose protein sequence is MKHYVGDRTIDGVQVSVDGVPLSPRTDVMQYSDNGIEWGYEGESPLQLAFALLMDHLGDAEAAKASSSAFMKSVVANFGNEWEMTSDDIAQALAILKGGKAVA, encoded by the coding sequence ATGAAACATTATGTCGGCGACAGAACGATTGACGGAGTTCAGGTCAGCGTCGACGGCGTTCCGCTGTCGCCGCGGACTGACGTCATGCAATATAGCGATAACGGCATTGAATGGGGCTACGAGGGCGAGTCGCCGCTCCAGCTCGCATTTGCGTTGTTGATGGATCATCTTGGCGATGCGGAAGCCGCCAAGGCGTCGTCCAGCGCGTTCATGAAGAGTGTTGTCGCCAACTTCGGCAACGAATGGGAGATGACCTCGGACGACATCGCCCAGGCGCTGGCCATTCTCAAGGGCGGTAAGGCCGTCGCCTGA